A single genomic interval of Trichocoleus sp. harbors:
- a CDS encoding cyanophycinase produces the protein MVATGSNNEINSSEFKEPAVEITPDKPLRQLVIIGGAEDKEGDCKILREFVRMAGGLQARVVVMTVATGLPGEVGENYTRIFERLGVESVRVVDTARPEDARDPKAIEEINQATGIFFTGGNQARITELLKDSELDAALHNRYGQGIVIAGTSAGAAMMPDVMIVEGESETNPRMEVVSMDRGMGFLPGVVIDQHFAQRGRLGRLLSAVSQQPVVLGFGIDENTAIVVSGNHIQVIGEGAVTVVDTENISHTNVDSLLKDEPLALCGAKLHILPHGYGFDLEERAPICNPR, from the coding sequence ATGGTAGCCACCGGAAGCAATAACGAGATTAATTCATCTGAGTTTAAAGAACCTGCTGTCGAAATTACGCCCGACAAACCGCTTCGCCAACTCGTCATTATTGGAGGGGCAGAAGATAAAGAGGGCGACTGCAAAATTCTGAGAGAGTTTGTCCGGATGGCAGGAGGATTGCAAGCCCGGGTTGTTGTCATGACCGTCGCCACAGGGCTACCGGGAGAAGTCGGAGAAAACTACACTCGCATTTTTGAGCGACTCGGTGTCGAAAGCGTTCGAGTTGTGGATACGGCACGTCCAGAAGATGCTAGAGATCCAAAGGCGATCGAAGAAATCAATCAAGCAACTGGAATCTTCTTTACAGGTGGCAACCAGGCAAGAATTACAGAACTCTTGAAAGATAGTGAACTGGACGCTGCACTCCATAACCGCTACGGACAGGGGATTGTCATTGCTGGAACCAGTGCCGGAGCCGCGATGATGCCAGATGTGATGATTGTAGAAGGCGAGTCAGAAACAAATCCACGGATGGAAGTAGTCAGCATGGATCGTGGCATGGGCTTCTTGCCTGGGGTTGTCATTGATCAACACTTTGCGCAACGAGGACGGCTTGGACGACTCCTCTCTGCTGTATCGCAACAGCCCGTCGTGCTGGGGTTTGGCATTGACGAAAATACGGCGATCGTTGTGAGTGGCAACCACATTCAGGTAATTGGCGAAGGAGCCGTTACTGTAGTCGATACAGAGAATATTAGCCACACCAATGTAGACAGCTTGCTTAAGGACGAACCTCTAGCACTCTGTGGAGCGAAGCTGCATATCCTCCCACATGGCTATGGCTTCGATCTAGAAGAGCGTGCTCCTATCTGTAACCCACGATAG
- the pgl gene encoding 6-phosphogluconolactonase, translating into MDKHIEVLSDTNALIQRSLQIVLEQFQVAIAERGVASIALSGGSTPKPLYEAIAAQDLPWDKIQVFWGDERYVPHDHPDSNTGMAKQAWLDRVPIPDAHIHPMPTDETDPTIAAQRYERDLRGLFQLQPGEIPTLDVVLLGMGDDGHTASLFPHTEALQVCDRLVTVGNKDGQPRITFTVPIINQARCILFVVAGASKQTALKQVFAPEGDSTTYPSRLIQPQDKGTLWWLLDQAAAEGVVVPR; encoded by the coding sequence GTGGATAAGCATATTGAGGTTTTGTCTGATACGAATGCGCTCATTCAACGATCGCTTCAGATTGTGTTGGAACAGTTTCAAGTTGCGATTGCAGAACGTGGAGTTGCATCGATCGCCCTTTCCGGCGGCAGCACGCCTAAACCTCTCTATGAAGCAATTGCGGCACAAGACTTGCCCTGGGATAAAATTCAGGTGTTCTGGGGAGATGAGCGATATGTACCGCACGACCATCCTGACAGCAACACGGGTATGGCGAAGCAGGCATGGTTAGATCGCGTCCCGATTCCCGATGCCCATATTCATCCCATGCCAACCGATGAGACAGATCCCACGATCGCAGCTCAACGCTACGAGCGAGACCTGAGGGGCTTATTTCAGCTTCAGCCCGGAGAAATTCCGACGCTAGATGTTGTGTTGCTTGGAATGGGCGACGATGGACATACGGCGTCACTGTTTCCCCACACTGAGGCGCTTCAAGTTTGCGATCGGCTGGTAACAGTAGGCAATAAGGACGGGCAGCCTCGCATTACATTCACCGTGCCAATCATTAATCAAGCAAGATGCATCCTCTTTGTGGTGGCAGGCGCGAGTAAACAAACAGCCCTCAAACAGGTTTTTGCACCTGAAGGAGACAGCACAACTTATCCATCGCGGCTAATCCAGCCTCAGGACAAGGGAACCCTTTGGTGGCTGTTGGATCAGGCAGCGGCTGAAGGAGTTGTCGTACCTCGTTGA
- a CDS encoding type II toxin-antitoxin system PemK/MazF family toxin, giving the protein MTQPKLTVKRNDVVLVLFPNSNLTTAKTRPALIVQADDLQTGLPQVIVTMITSQMGRAGHPSRVTVLLSSTKGQQSGLLTDSVVMTDNLATITLSAIQRVISSLPAADVDEALRQTLGL; this is encoded by the coding sequence ATGACGCAGCCAAAGCTAACCGTTAAGCGAAATGATGTTGTTTTGGTACTCTTTCCAAACTCTAACTTGACCACTGCCAAAACACGACCTGCTTTGATTGTTCAGGCAGATGATTTGCAGACAGGCTTGCCGCAAGTCATTGTTACGATGATCACCAGTCAAATGGGACGGGCAGGGCATCCGAGTCGGGTTACTGTGCTTTTAAGTTCTACAAAAGGGCAACAATCAGGGCTACTGACAGATTCGGTAGTCATGACGGACAATTTGGCAACAATTACACTCTCTGCCATTCAACGTGTAATTAGCTCACTACCAGCGGCAGATGTTGATGAAGCATTGAGACAGACTCTTGGATTGTAG
- a CDS encoding FHA domain-containing protein — MIVCPNCNHQNPDAAIQCEACYTPLPAMTTCPSCGASVQTDASFCGQCGSNLQGEPVSVNPVQSDPALSKQAPLPTLSPDLDIPDLPPIEPLVPPDPLLANPTMSGAENPPQPVPVPSPVASQPIEPIASSPSLNSRTQLQTHAARLLHVQTDRLLELPANLSVIHLGKPNDRIPPDIDVSGFPNSEIVSRIHADIRVEGDIYYIEDVGSSNGTYVNNTPLPPGNRHRLRSGDRIALGKGDKVTFLFQMT, encoded by the coding sequence ATGATTGTTTGTCCAAACTGCAATCACCAAAATCCGGATGCAGCAATTCAGTGTGAAGCGTGCTATACGCCTCTTCCGGCAATGACAACCTGTCCTAGCTGTGGCGCATCAGTCCAAACAGATGCCAGTTTTTGCGGTCAGTGTGGCTCTAACTTGCAAGGTGAACCAGTCTCAGTTAATCCAGTCCAAAGCGACCCAGCTTTAAGCAAACAAGCGCCACTTCCAACACTCTCACCCGATCTCGATATTCCTGATCTGCCGCCGATCGAGCCATTGGTGCCGCCTGATCCGCTGCTTGCAAACCCAACCATGAGCGGTGCCGAAAATCCGCCTCAACCTGTCCCGGTGCCAAGCCCAGTAGCATCCCAGCCCATTGAACCGATCGCCAGTTCTCCAAGCCTCAACTCCAGAACGCAGCTTCAAACGCATGCTGCTCGCTTGCTTCACGTCCAGACAGATCGCTTGCTTGAGCTTCCGGCAAACCTTTCAGTCATTCATCTAGGGAAGCCTAACGATCGGATTCCGCCAGATATTGATGTTTCTGGATTTCCCAACTCAGAAATTGTTTCCCGGATTCATGCTGATATTCGCGTTGAGGGAGATATCTACTACATTGAAGACGTAGGCAGTTCTAATGGCACTTATGTCAACAACACGCCTCTACCACCGGGAAATCGCCATCGGCTGCGATCGGGCGATCGGATTGCACTAGGCAAAGGAGATAAAGTTACCTTTTTGTTCCAAATGACTTAG
- the rlmN gene encoding 23S rRNA (adenine(2503)-C(2))-methyltransferase RlmN — protein MSAAPLESLQADRTSDGVTRPLLGLSLPEMTAWMQQQGQPAYRGKQLYQWIYQQGARSIAEISVFPKQWRSTVADVPIGRSTIHFRSVAPDRTVKFLLKLSDGHIIEAVGIPTFKLTDAQAIDRLTVCVSSQVGCPMACDFCATGKGGFLRNLESHEIVDQVLTVQEDFQHRVSNIVFMGMGEPLLNSENVLQAVRSLNQDVGIGQRGITISTVGIPGRIRRFAEHQLQVTMAVSLHASNQATREKLIPSARQYPLEALLDECRDYVQITGRRVTFEYILLAGLNDCPEHAIELAHHLRGFQSHVNLIPYNPISEVDYQRPDERRIQAFVKALKANHIAVSVRYSRGLEADAACGQLRASKVTQPVA, from the coding sequence ATGTCTGCTGCTCCTCTCGAATCTCTACAAGCCGATCGCACTTCTGATGGGGTAACCCGCCCGCTATTGGGTCTGTCGCTTCCGGAAATGACAGCCTGGATGCAGCAGCAAGGGCAACCTGCCTATCGGGGCAAACAGCTTTATCAATGGATTTATCAGCAAGGGGCGAGGTCGATCGCGGAGATCTCAGTCTTCCCGAAGCAGTGGCGCTCAACAGTAGCAGATGTGCCGATTGGTCGTTCCACGATTCACTTCCGATCGGTTGCACCTGATAGAACTGTGAAATTTTTGCTGAAGCTATCAGACGGACATATCATTGAAGCGGTTGGCATTCCCACTTTCAAGCTAACGGATGCTCAGGCGATCGATCGGTTAACGGTTTGCGTCTCGTCTCAGGTCGGTTGTCCGATGGCTTGTGATTTTTGTGCAACCGGGAAAGGCGGCTTTTTGCGCAACCTGGAATCGCATGAGATTGTTGATCAAGTTTTGACTGTTCAGGAAGATTTCCAGCATCGCGTCAGCAATATTGTATTTATGGGCATGGGTGAACCGCTGCTCAATAGCGAGAATGTGTTGCAGGCAGTTCGATCGCTCAATCAAGATGTAGGAATTGGGCAACGCGGCATCACAATCTCAACGGTGGGCATTCCGGGGCGGATTCGTCGCTTTGCCGAGCATCAGCTTCAGGTGACGATGGCAGTGAGTCTTCATGCCTCCAATCAGGCGACCCGCGAAAAGCTAATTCCCAGCGCCAGACAATATCCTCTTGAAGCTCTACTTGATGAATGCCGGGACTATGTGCAAATCACTGGGCGGCGCGTCACGTTTGAATATATTTTGCTGGCTGGCTTAAATGATTGCCCCGAACATGCGATCGAGCTGGCACATCACCTGCGCGGCTTTCAAAGTCACGTTAACCTAATTCCCTACAATCCCATTTCTGAAGTCGATTACCAGCGTCCTGATGAGCGGCGTATCCAGGCGTTTGTTAAAGCATTAAAAGCCAATCATATTGCTGTGAGCGTTCGCTATTCTAGAGGGCTGGAAGCCGATGCCGCTTGCGGACAACTGCGAGCTTCTAAAGTGACTCAGCCTGTTGCTTAA
- a CDS encoding stage II sporulation protein M: MNIQRWIARREASWQQLTALLQQVEKRGLKSLNADEVRTLASLYRSIAADLARARTYQAGNQIVQHLQTLTTRSYSQIYQGSRRQEWRSILAFYRWGFPAAVQQAKGYILLSVALLVGAAGVSGWLAWHDLTFLALVVPADLISQVRDRQELWTGSIVGVEPFASTSIMINNIQVSFAAVAGGIFAGLGTVYLLLMNGILLGAIGALVGQYRLAYPFWAFVFPHGALELPAIFLAAAAGLLIARAILFPGQYRRVDALKQYGQQAAQLLFGVVPMLIIAGTIEGFFSPNPAIPDLLKYVVGTGLFSLLLVYLNRRQ, encoded by the coding sequence ATGAACATTCAGCGATGGATTGCTCGACGAGAAGCAAGCTGGCAACAGCTAACGGCACTATTGCAGCAAGTGGAAAAACGGGGGCTGAAATCCTTAAATGCAGACGAAGTTAGAACCCTGGCAAGCTTATATCGATCGATCGCCGCAGATCTAGCAAGGGCAAGAACCTATCAAGCGGGCAACCAAATTGTCCAACATCTCCAAACGCTGACCACGCGCAGCTATAGCCAAATTTATCAAGGCTCGCGGCGGCAGGAATGGCGATCGATTCTGGCGTTCTACCGTTGGGGATTTCCGGCAGCAGTGCAGCAAGCAAAGGGATACATTTTGCTTTCAGTTGCGTTGTTAGTCGGGGCAGCAGGGGTAAGTGGCTGGCTGGCATGGCATGACCTAACATTTCTGGCACTGGTCGTTCCGGCTGATTTGATTTCGCAAGTACGCGATCGACAAGAACTCTGGACAGGTTCGATCGTCGGAGTTGAACCCTTTGCCTCCACCAGCATCATGATCAACAACATCCAGGTTTCTTTTGCAGCCGTGGCAGGCGGTATCTTTGCCGGGCTAGGAACTGTTTATCTGCTGCTGATGAATGGCATTCTTCTAGGGGCGATCGGGGCACTGGTGGGGCAATACCGCCTTGCTTATCCCTTCTGGGCATTTGTGTTTCCGCATGGAGCGCTAGAGTTACCTGCTATCTTTCTGGCAGCGGCAGCCGGATTGTTAATTGCCAGAGCAATTTTGTTTCCGGGGCAATATCGTCGTGTTGATGCGCTCAAGCAATATGGTCAGCAGGCGGCTCAATTGTTATTTGGAGTTGTGCCGATGTTGATCATTGCAGGAACGATCGAAGGATTCTTTTCACCCAATCCAGCCATTCCCGATCTGCTCAAATATGTTGTGGGAACTGGCTTATTTAGCTTACTGCTGGTTTATCTGAATCGGCGGCAGTAA
- a CDS encoding replication restart DNA helicase PriA, giving the protein MQSFQIICCPNCGKPGERHYIKNLIQTQCDICDYLLITCSATGNVVEAYAPGIAVRS; this is encoded by the coding sequence ATGCAGTCATTCCAAATCATTTGTTGTCCTAACTGCGGTAAACCCGGCGAACGCCACTATATTAAAAATCTCATCCAGACTCAGTGCGATATTTGTGACTACTTATTAATTACTTGTTCTGCAACTGGCAACGTGGTTGAAGCCTATGCTCCCGGAATTGCAGTTCGCTCCTAG
- a CDS encoding cysteine desulfurase family protein, which yields MQIYLDYSATTPTRPEAIGLMQQILTEQWGNPSSLHHWGQRAAVVMEQARMQVAELLGALPESIVFTSGGTESDNLALMGVARRYRLPQHIIISSIEHSAVSEPVRWLESQGWQVTRLPVNAQGRVNPDDLQAALQPNTVLVSIIYGQSEVGTLQPIEALGQLVRAHGALFHTDAVQVAGRLPINVKQLPVDLLSVSSHKLYGPQGAGALYVRPGVELVPLLAGGGQEFRLRSGTQAVPLIAGFGIAAELAAQEMGTEAARLIQLRDRLFDHLAAVSDLVPTGDRLHRLPHHVSFYLPATDGETLSGKAIVRQMNLAGIAISSGSACNSGKLVPSPVLLATGLSDRAAKSGIRLTLGRDTTEADIDWTAMVLKQILQRLMPKAALSVG from the coding sequence ATGCAAATTTATCTGGACTACAGCGCCACAACCCCAACGCGTCCCGAAGCGATTGGCCTCATGCAGCAAATTCTGACTGAGCAGTGGGGAAATCCATCGAGCCTGCATCATTGGGGACAGCGAGCCGCTGTGGTGATGGAACAAGCCAGAATGCAAGTTGCTGAATTGCTGGGTGCTCTCCCGGAATCGATCGTTTTCACGTCAGGCGGTACCGAGTCCGACAATTTAGCGTTGATGGGCGTTGCGCGTCGCTATCGGTTGCCCCAACATATCATCATTTCCAGCATTGAACATTCTGCTGTTTCAGAACCAGTGCGCTGGCTGGAGAGTCAAGGATGGCAGGTGACTCGGCTCCCTGTCAATGCTCAAGGACGGGTGAACCCCGATGATTTACAGGCGGCGCTTCAACCCAATACGGTCCTTGTTTCAATCATCTACGGACAAAGTGAAGTTGGGACGCTTCAGCCGATCGAAGCTTTGGGGCAACTGGTACGAGCCCATGGAGCATTGTTTCATACGGATGCTGTTCAGGTTGCAGGACGGTTACCCATCAATGTCAAGCAGCTTCCTGTTGATCTTCTCTCAGTTTCCAGCCACAAGCTCTATGGCCCGCAGGGGGCAGGGGCGCTTTATGTGCGTCCGGGCGTAGAACTGGTGCCGCTGCTAGCAGGAGGCGGGCAAGAGTTTCGTCTCCGATCGGGAACCCAAGCAGTCCCCCTGATTGCTGGCTTTGGCATTGCGGCAGAACTCGCAGCCCAGGAGATGGGAACCGAAGCCGCTCGGCTAATTCAACTGCGCGATCGATTGTTTGATCACCTGGCGGCTGTTTCAGATTTGGTTCCAACTGGGGATCGACTGCATCGACTGCCGCACCATGTCAGCTTCTATCTACCTGCAACAGATGGCGAAACGTTAAGCGGCAAGGCAATTGTACGGCAAATGAACTTAGCAGGCATTGCGATCAGTTCTGGTTCAGCTTGCAACAGCGGCAAATTGGTTCCAAGCCCGGTTCTCCTGGCGACAGGATTAAGCGATCGAGCCGCAAAATCAGGGATTCGGCTCACGCTCGGGCGCGATACAACTGAAGCAGATATTGATTGGACAGCAATGGTGCTCAAGCAAATTTTGCAGCGTCTGATGCCGAAAGCAGCACTCTCAGTTGGGTAG
- a CDS encoding spermidine/putrescine ABC transporter substrate-binding protein, producing MKLQREAGRSLQQNPTRRRFLQFSAATLSTIALSNCARSSLERSSSQQQSPKAGDSKTLSLYTWADYSNNDLYQRFESKTGIKVIADVYESNEVMLAKMQAGGGKQYSIVYPSDYMVRQMTGLNLLTPIDHSRLQGLDRLMKRWQNPVYDPGNAHSVPYGWGTTGILYNSKVISSEPKDLNFFWENQQALAGKITLLDDVRETMGAALKSLNYSYNSTNPTEIEAAYKKLLALKPTLAAFKSYGWEDQLIAGDLAACMSYSTLGNLLPKENPQLTFVIPQSGTSVWTDTLAIPNSAPNLEAAYAWINFLLEPESGVFGMEQMNVTTPNQATFDALPAAIKSNPKVFPTDTILAKSEAVTLVGDTIELYDKYWNQLKSA from the coding sequence ATGAAACTTCAAAGAGAAGCCGGACGATCGCTCCAACAAAACCCAACCAGACGACGGTTCTTGCAATTCTCAGCTGCAACCCTCTCAACGATCGCCCTTTCTAACTGTGCCCGCAGCAGTTTAGAGCGGTCATCTTCTCAGCAGCAAAGCCCTAAAGCAGGGGACAGTAAAACACTCAGCCTCTACACTTGGGCAGACTACAGCAATAACGATCTCTATCAGCGCTTTGAGTCGAAGACAGGAATCAAGGTCATTGCGGATGTCTATGAGTCCAATGAAGTCATGCTTGCGAAGATGCAGGCAGGTGGCGGCAAACAATATAGCATCGTTTATCCATCTGACTATATGGTGCGGCAGATGACCGGTCTAAATTTGCTCACCCCAATTGACCACAGCCGCTTACAGGGACTCGATCGGCTGATGAAACGCTGGCAGAATCCCGTATACGATCCAGGTAACGCCCACAGTGTCCCTTATGGCTGGGGCACAACCGGAATTTTGTACAACAGCAAAGTCATCTCATCCGAGCCAAAAGACTTAAATTTCTTCTGGGAAAATCAGCAGGCATTGGCAGGCAAGATAACGCTTTTAGATGATGTGCGGGAGACAATGGGAGCTGCCCTAAAATCATTAAATTATTCCTACAACAGCACCAATCCCACAGAGATTGAAGCAGCCTACAAAAAACTTTTAGCGCTTAAGCCTACCCTAGCTGCTTTCAAAAGTTATGGCTGGGAAGATCAGCTCATTGCCGGCGACCTGGCAGCTTGTATGAGCTATTCCACCTTAGGGAATTTGCTGCCCAAAGAAAACCCGCAACTCACCTTTGTCATTCCCCAAAGCGGGACTTCAGTCTGGACAGATACGCTAGCCATTCCAAATTCTGCCCCTAACCTGGAAGCAGCTTACGCTTGGATCAACTTTCTATTGGAGCCGGAAAGTGGCGTGTTTGGGATGGAGCAGATGAACGTTACTACGCCCAATCAAGCCACCTTTGATGCGCTCCCTGCTGCTATCAAAAGCAATCCAAAAGTCTTCCCAACCGACACAATATTGGCTAAATCAGAAGCGGTTACGCTTGTGGGTGATACGATCGAACTCTATGACAAATATTGGAATCAGTTAAAGAGCGCTTAA
- a CDS encoding FHA domain-containing protein encodes MITLSLLHPVKQIPVQVWTFPNESVIRIGRSNDNQVILYSAVVSRHHVELRRSGSTWEMINLGTNGTYLDGKRVTQVPLTDGAVIRLARSGPNIQIRMGEAALQELSDNPLAARSLNQRPDVPLVSTEVTGQYSSESEAEDQPPKDLLSAPPPPQNQALFLSPSRPMQNTSL; translated from the coding sequence GTGATTACACTGTCCCTGCTCCATCCGGTCAAGCAAATCCCAGTTCAGGTTTGGACGTTTCCGAATGAGTCAGTCATTCGCATCGGCCGATCGAACGATAATCAGGTCATCCTGTACAGTGCAGTTGTGTCACGCCATCATGTTGAGCTACGTCGCAGTGGTTCGACCTGGGAGATGATTAATCTAGGCACAAATGGCACTTACTTAGATGGCAAACGGGTAACTCAAGTCCCCCTTACAGATGGAGCAGTGATTCGATTAGCACGATCGGGTCCAAATATTCAAATCCGTATGGGAGAAGCTGCTTTGCAAGAGTTGAGCGATAACCCGCTTGCTGCCCGATCATTGAACCAGCGTCCGGACGTTCCTCTCGTATCAACTGAGGTCACCGGGCAATATAGTTCAGAATCAGAGGCAGAAGACCAGCCGCCAAAAGACCTCCTCTCTGCTCCGCCGCCTCCTCAAAACCAGGCTTTGTTTTTGTCTCCATCGCGACCCATGCAAAATACTTCCCTCTAA
- a CDS encoding HpsJ family protein, producing MASRALKTAGVVITLAALLDIFILPVPYQVMDRQWQINFATQMVDRGIVPLVGIALFLTAYWVDSLSGVATDRKRPWQDPRFWACVLSSILGLMFLLVFPLHLNNVRLGNTEVIGKLDEQATQAQTQLDTRLQAEVQSQRQQITQLLGATDEQLSQLVQAGRLTQEQSDLVRKFKADPKSLDTFIKQREDELRNRLQTQLGTQKEQQQSNIKNEALKSGLRVGISSLLLAIGFIVIGWSGLRNLSRL from the coding sequence ATGGCTTCGCGTGCCCTAAAAACGGCTGGGGTGGTGATTACGCTGGCTGCACTGCTGGATATCTTTATTTTGCCTGTGCCTTATCAAGTGATGGATCGGCAATGGCAAATTAATTTTGCAACGCAAATGGTCGATCGGGGCATTGTGCCTTTGGTTGGAATTGCTTTATTTCTGACCGCATACTGGGTGGATAGTTTGTCAGGCGTGGCGACAGACCGAAAGCGCCCCTGGCAAGATCCACGCTTTTGGGCATGTGTGCTGTCCAGCATTCTCGGACTAATGTTTTTGCTTGTGTTCCCGCTACACCTAAACAATGTTCGCTTGGGCAATACAGAAGTAATTGGCAAACTGGACGAACAAGCAACCCAAGCACAGACCCAACTCGATACGCGGTTACAGGCAGAGGTGCAGTCCCAAAGGCAGCAGATTACTCAGTTGTTGGGTGCAACCGACGAGCAGTTGAGCCAGTTGGTGCAGGCAGGACGCTTGACGCAAGAACAGTCTGATCTAGTGCGTAAATTTAAGGCTGATCCAAAGTCGCTCGATACGTTCATTAAACAGCGCGAGGATGAACTACGAAATCGGCTGCAAACTCAGCTAGGAACGCAAAAAGAGCAGCAGCAAAGCAACATCAAAAACGAGGCACTGAAGTCTGGTTTACGTGTAGGCATTAGCAGTCTGCTTCTGGCGATCGGCTTTATCGTGATTGGCTGGTCTGGTTTGCGGAACTTGTCGCGACTGTAA